The Pecten maximus chromosome 11, xPecMax1.1, whole genome shotgun sequence genome has a segment encoding these proteins:
- the LOC117338451 gene encoding uncharacterized protein LOC117338451, whose amino-acid sequence MLGCRRKRTVFQGRPRKRRFIAQENVAGALVRPKPIRTCSNNPYFGSPQRLRFPKQTIAFHVALSTSKDVHDSTIVYDQVKLDTGHGYNQGDGIYIVPEAGTYVFTWTSICNVYDVFQTVLAVDGAQRGSSFKDARDRNVAELQQTTAVVILVLNQGDHVFIRMGNVYDHGTFISLPMTYGESTFSGWKLD is encoded by the exons ATGCTAGGATGTCGTCGAAAAAGAACTGTTTTCCAGGGGAGACCCCGTAAGAGGAGATTCATTGCACAAGAAAATGTGGCGGGAGCGTTAGTCAGACCAAAACCCATACGAACATGTTCAAACAATCCGTATTTT GGGTCGCCCCAACGTCTCCGATTCCCGAAGCAAACAATTGCATTTCACGTGGCACTTTCGACAAGCAAAGATGTCCATGATAGCACAATTGTGTACGACCAGGTGAAATTGGACACAGGGCACGGATACAACCAAGGGGACGGTATTTACATCGTCCCGGAGGCGGGCACATATGTGTTCACCTGGACATCAATTTGTAATGTTTATGACGTGTTTCAGACTGTCCTCGCGGTCGATGGAGCGCAAAGAGGGTCATCGTTTAAAGATGCACGAGATAGGAATGTAGCCGAGCTCCAACAAACAACGGCTGTTGTTATTCTTGTCTTGAATCAAGGAGATCATGTCTTCATCCGTATGGGGAATGTTTATGATCACGGAACATTTATAAGTCTTCCCATGACGTATGGAGAGTCAACATTTTCAGGCTGGAAACTTGATTAA